The Luteolibacter arcticus genome includes a window with the following:
- a CDS encoding urease subunit gamma has translation MHLSPREQEKLLVVVAGDLARRRRDRGLKLNYPEVIALITSELFEGARDGKSVAELMSYGTTLVTRDEVMEGVAEMIHDIQVEATFPDGTKLVTVHHPVR, from the coding sequence ATGCACCTGTCCCCCCGCGAACAGGAGAAGCTGTTGGTGGTCGTGGCTGGCGACCTTGCTCGCCGCCGTCGTGACCGTGGCTTGAAGCTGAACTATCCTGAGGTCATCGCCTTGATCACCTCCGAACTTTTCGAGGGAGCCCGCGACGGCAAGTCCGTGGCCGAACTCATGAGCTACGGCACCACGCTCGTCACCCGCGACGAGGTCATGGAAGGCGTCGCGGAAATGATCCACGACATCCAGGTCGAGGCGACCTTCCCCGATGGCACCAAGCTGGTCACCGTTCACCACCCAGTGAGATGA
- the urtE gene encoding urea ABC transporter ATP-binding subunit UrtE, with the protein MSAVATEAPTLSVSDLSVSIGGSRILRGVSLEIRPKTVFCLMGRNGVGKTTTLKAITGLMAADNGSISLEGEVLSRLSAERRALKGLGFVPQGREIFPQLTVEENLYVGTIARGRKPKKEEVDRVFTLFPIIKEFLPRKGGMLSGGQQQQLAIGRALLTRPKLLILDEPTEGIQPNIIDQIGEAIKMLREEGEMAILLVEQYLDFCKELGDDFCILERGRVAANGPMTGLTDELIKEFLTV; encoded by the coding sequence ATGAGTGCCGTAGCCACCGAAGCCCCGACCCTTTCCGTCAGCGATCTGTCCGTGTCGATTGGCGGCAGCCGCATCCTTCGCGGCGTGAGCCTGGAGATCCGGCCAAAGACCGTCTTCTGCCTGATGGGCCGCAACGGCGTGGGTAAAACCACCACCCTCAAGGCGATCACCGGCCTAATGGCGGCCGACAATGGCTCCATCTCGCTTGAAGGTGAAGTGCTCTCGCGTCTCAGCGCGGAACGGCGGGCGCTCAAGGGCCTCGGCTTCGTCCCGCAGGGTCGGGAGATCTTCCCGCAGCTCACGGTGGAGGAGAATCTCTACGTGGGCACCATCGCCCGAGGGCGGAAGCCGAAGAAGGAGGAAGTCGATCGTGTTTTCACGCTATTCCCCATCATCAAGGAGTTCCTGCCGCGCAAGGGCGGCATGCTTTCGGGCGGCCAGCAGCAGCAGCTCGCGATCGGTCGTGCGCTGCTGACCCGGCCGAAGCTTCTCATTCTCGACGAGCCCACGGAGGGCATCCAGCCGAACATTATCGATCAGATCGGCGAGGCCATCAAGATGCTGCGCGAGGAAGGCGAGATGGCGATTCTACTAGTCGAACAGTACTTGGATTTCTGCAAGGAGCTCGGCGATGACTTTTGCATCCTCGAGCGCGGTCGTGTCGCCGCCAATGGCCCGATGACCGGCCTCACCGACGAACTCATCAAGGAATTCCTCACCGTCTGA
- a CDS encoding urease subunit beta has translation MIPGEVITPDGVIELNTGLEKLRLAVANTGDRPVQVGSHFHFAEVNEALEFDRVAARGFRLDIPAGTAIRFEPGDTREVPLVAFAGKREIYGLNNKVNGPLG, from the coding sequence ATGATCCCTGGAGAAGTCATCACGCCCGACGGCGTCATCGAGCTAAACACCGGCCTTGAGAAGCTGAGGCTCGCCGTGGCGAATACCGGGGATCGTCCGGTGCAGGTGGGCAGCCACTTCCACTTCGCGGAGGTGAATGAGGCGCTGGAGTTCGACCGGGTCGCTGCCCGTGGCTTTCGCTTGGACATTCCTGCGGGCACGGCGATCCGCTTCGAGCCCGGCGATACGCGGGAAGTGCCCTTGGTCGCGTTTGCAGGCAAGCGCGAGATCTACGGGCTGAACAACAAGGTGAACGGGCCTT